The following nucleotide sequence is from Penicillium digitatum chromosome 5, complete sequence.
CAAGAGGCGGGTATTTCTCGCCATAGTCGAATACAGGCAGGTAGTttggatgatgatgatgatgatgaattcattgacccgatttagctcgctttacatacatgctgctatgcgggggttgcgtcccagagcccgctcccgacgataaatggtggtgcattcccagtatgcagatccaccctgtgagcaggactcgatttctcgaggtcctgccacctgaaaagtaaggccacaaaccggccggcgtaatgcaaacaagacaaaagaaatgtaaagaaagtcaatccatctgcccggtgtagatggtttcccgtagtccccgcgggcgcagagtgtccccttctttctctgcaatgcaccttccacttcttcacttctctacctccacttcttcatccagctccccgagtcaccgagtccctgtatccccaggactgccaggtctacttgctgcatcactccggcaggtcgaacacgaataggttcgggtcatggcgccatgcttcttcgtcttcatcggcagcgtgcgttgttctccatgtgcgttggtgtgaggtgacctcggcggacctggcgcccggccactgtgatgtgttccctgtttctccaacattcgcagtgtcttgggttggtttcggttttgaatcctcctccccctgctccttacccatggcgaccgagtccactgactgaaactgtcccaagagtcccgatgcgatcatgaacttcgccacgatcggcgctgccttcacttctgtcaacattgcttgttctccaagcgttgtcgacaccccctccataaacaattcctccaccatctccgaccgcagttccttcagaagcgggcactccagcaagacatgcttcacactctggtttcccaggtcacattgacagcgcggtgagtcgcttcgcttgattttggacagatattcagcaagtccgatgatacctgtgcggagttggatcaaaactgatgttgtcgctttccgcaggcccttccaataagtcaaatttgacttgcttggcacctcgatcatcctcctcgtcctcctcgctgtcctctttgatcctccctttgtccatgccttctcccacgcgatcgtcgattctcgcttcacactcttgctcgctgcggcggcaagccggatagatcggttgtggttgacattggtgttgacattggtgttgtcattggtgttggcattggtgttggcattggcattggtatcatgaatgttggtctcggtggtggtagctgcttcttttgcatacatgtctgcagcctcattccccggaatgccttcatgtgcggggacccagcgtagttccacctggattttatcattgcaccattccaacagccggagacatccttcaagatatacctggccagatggcattcgtgggttttggatggctctgagcgtcgcctggttatctgtaaagatgaccactccactcttagccagacagtcccgccattcgttgtcatcattgaacctttctttgatgacttccaatgccatctcgatagcacgtagctcggcagcgtacacagtggcgtcgtcgtcggtccccatattacacagcctggcttcattccgcctgtatgggtatgccgggtacactgcggccccaatgccgccttgatacccgctcccatcggtatagagccttgctggtgcatagagttgttcggtggttcgcttgtgtgtgtttattgctcgctctctctcctcaatgtatacccttggtggcttggtccatggtgcctggatgtatgccttcctgctctcccaagtactcgccaatggccccaagggtgtagtgaggcagccacccttcttccaggtttgggcctccatcggtgtatacccccccctttgcttttgcatgtgtcctctctccactagcattgttttcggcactgcgtatgccgggcctgtacgtatacgaatagcagccaactggactagccggtcaagctgctgctgcataggtagcaaatgcagttcaatatccagtgcctccctagcagttgttttgaaggcaccgctcattaaacaggctgcccttgactggatgtttgc
It contains:
- a CDS encoding Reverse transcriptase, putative, coding for MLAKAGVSLQALRGLTGSTWGASLSAMRAIYQAVMIPQMLFGAAAWHSPLTSTLRERSYVKQFANIQSRAACLMSGAFKTTAREALDIELHLLPMQQQLDRLVQLAAIRIRTGPAYAVPKTMLVERGHMQKQRGGYTPMEAQTWKKGGCLTTPLGPLASTWESRKAYIQAPWTKPPRVYIEERERAINTHKRTTEQLYAPARLYTDGSGYQGGIGAAVYPAYPYRRNEARLCNMGTDDDATVYAAELRAIEMALEVIKERFNDDNEWRDCLAKSGVVIFTDNQATLRAIQNPRMPSGQVYLEGCLRLLEWCNDKIQVELRWVPAHEGIPGNEAADMYAKEAATTTETNIHDTNANANTNANTNDNTNVNTNVNHNRSIRLAAAASKSVKRESTIAWEKAWTKGGSKRTARRTRRMIEVPSKSNLTYWKGLRKATTSVLIQLRTGIIGLAEYLSKIKRSDSPRCQCDLGNQSVKHVLLECPLLKELRSEMVEELFMEGVSTTLGEQAMLTEVKAAPIVAKFMIASGLLGQFQSVDSVAMGKEQGEEDSKPKPTQDTANVGETGNTSQWPGARSAEVTSHQRTWRTTHAADEDEEAWRHDPNLFVFDLPE